The sequence below is a genomic window from Uranotaenia lowii strain MFRU-FL chromosome 2, ASM2978415v1, whole genome shotgun sequence.
TGttgaatgtttttaattgttaataGGCCCTGTGGGAATCAAGCAGCGAAGAAGGTTGTGTATTAGTTCGTATAGCTGCTTCAGGGCTTTCAAGTCCTGATGTATGAAGTTTGGTGAGATAAACGTCAGTGCTAGTTTGCGGCTTTGTATATGACATCTGAGGTTTAgtgaaacacaaacaaaaacataaaaaagaagtaaatcttgtttcaaatatttagttttttgcgGCAGATTAAAAAACTTCGTTTCCCATTCCGGATCACAAATTCCTTCACTGGAAGTCCACAGGAGTTTTAGGAGAAACGATTTACGATGGTGCCAATGGAAACACAAATTCTAGAATTCCATCCGAAGCTGGAGGTGCCAATAGCCAGTGGAGTTCCGGATACGAAAAATCGAATCTTCCAAGATCGGACCGAAAAATCGAACCTGCCATGAAATTTAATGATGAGGTGAAGGAATTTTACTGCAAAAGGCAATTGTGGACAGTCAATTTGACGAACATGcagttttccatttttgaaaTGCCGCTGAAGTGCCtctcatgaaaaaaatgaagttcagtgCATTTAAAAGTGtcccaaattttgttaaagTACAAATGAGTTATATGAGAAATATATGCTATTaaagtgttttattttcatagatttaaaAACAGTGTATATTGATATGATTATTCTGGAAGAACCGGAAAGAAAAATTGTATTGTGTCggcataaaatttatagaaataaaaaaaaagaattctaacAAGTCACGTATAATGTTTTTCTTTTGGGTTTGGTTTGCATTGTCTCTAAACTATTATTGATTGAAGAATTTATCAGCTTATGCAATCTTTAAGTATGACAAAAATTCCTACAAACATACATGGTTAACATGGCTGGAGGTGCTCAGGCGCTGGTAAATGGTAAGTACAGACGATTCACGAGTTCGATTCCCGTTTCTGGGGCAACAAAAAAGTCAACAGCTAGGGAAATAAGTGAAGAGGGAGAAAGGAAAACGAATAGCGTTggggaaaaagagaaaaaaaaacaaacatgtttttttccattatttatttttttccagtgggttgtacccactggaaaaatattttgacagcTTACCGTAAGCCTTTAATGAGCCGATTTGCAGGCCAAAAGTGGCTTTTAATCAGCACTGAAGTGGCATCCAGAGGCATTAGGCTCTGTAAAGCAATTTGTATATCCCACTATAATGCCAACTAAGGGCCATTTTTAACGGcttaatggttacttgggtatcaCATTAAGCATTTATACAATGAATGACCGTAAACAGATTCAAGTATATACTACCAAACAgaaattgaatatgaaaattttaaatcttaaaagttagaatttaagttttaaaaaccttttgaagatttctaaattaaaatgaatgcgTTATTAACACCCAAGGGATTCCAGAGCAACaataaaccaaaagaaaaaaatgtgggCAGTGTTTGTAATTTCTGCGTTTCCTGTGAGTTTTAAGACcttgaaagaaatcaaaactatttataaaagctgtttcaatatgaagaaatttgtgttttgagaaagagatttaaattcatcttcaaaactcaaaatcttTATTCACAATTAAAACACgaggaaacaaaattcacattttccgaggtgcaaagaatttgaaaactgcctTTGACTTTCTTAGGGGTactgaatgcaaatttgtattttttctatctgctctgttttattggtttaatttttgaaaatacaaggttaaaattcactgaaaaatttttggcacttattagcaaaagtgtacagtatcaaaaggatttagaaaaaaaggttttaacttcatgataaattaaatgataaatactGTGAGTTATTTACCGTGGCTTCTGGATgacaaaattatagaattttaaaaaaatgttaaatttatttttttcaaatgattgtttCTTAGGAACAaaatctgtatcgtttttttcgggaatttgtcacatagtggcattcttccctaaaatCTGCATCGATGAATTaataaaagataatttataGATTCAATATAATTATTTGTTGatcatcagttatcattgatcgattaaaCTCTTAAATAAttagttttctgacaaaaaatctgacaaaaaaatcgagtaaggacgcaaaattttccaaaataaatttgcctatgtttttttcaattgtggattaaaactttcccgttatcagtcgattattttttcggcaacaaggcaatcCATCAAGCTAAATTCGAAAGagctttttgtcacttttgacttacactgctggatttcaagatctacaccaattatatcgccgaaACTGCTTTCAACTCATCcacataataattttgaaattttaagtttaaattcagcTCAAGGTTCGATACTCTACATCTGAAAGTTTGGCTATTTGAATTGCAATTGATAAATACTCTTCACTAAATTAACCCTCCATGGcttcattcctttttttttaatataaatcaatatcatttcaaGAGTTTGCAATTATGAATAGGTATttacatgaagaaaaaaaaaacgattattcactttctttataacttatttgttgctatttcttttgtttcagtacaattaaaatttaaacctgaaattcaaaagcaaattaattaaaattaagttcCGGAAGCTTCGTACTTCAgtatctgattttgataatcctattttcaactaaatttatagatagagtgttgattttttttttgagaatttgaaaaatcaaaaccaaattcGGGGATGAATTTGGAAGATTGTGtttctaaattgaaaataatattatggAATTTCCAATTCACTATTCAGTAAATTACtccaaagaaaaatttaatcaccgtcaattagtttgaaatttttagcaataattaactaaaacttatatcaaaacTTTACTTTTTGTTTGGCCTAGCACATTTTTGCAGTGAATATTATAGATTGGCTGGTTGtactataaatattgaaaaagtttgttaaaagatttcataattcatctattaaatcaagtttttcgaaatacatctgattttgttcagtgaaattgaagtgggGGAGGAGGAGCAGTGTGCGGCTTATATTGTTCTCATTTGAAAGTGGCAACCCTCACTCCCCCTCCCGCGCCACCCTCCACCTCTTTTCGCCTTTTCAAAATGATAGTTTTTTCAGCAGATATTACGTTCCTtcatatgatttttgaaaatttggaaaatcaccccccccaagagccaactctaggaccgcccctgatgTAGAGTAAAATAATACTGCGAAAAAACCTTGGAAACTGAAGGGTGttgaaaatacattttgaaacaagtttaaaaatgaattgaaaacagTAGAGATaacattttggaatttcaactggagtgaattgagaggacagctctaAATCTCATAGGCGAATTGAGATGCTAGTCTGAGagtattaataaaaatatcaagcgagtagagagaacagcttgaaaaatcGTAAATGAGTCGAGACGACAACCTGAGCATATTGACAAGAATAATCAATTGGTTGTATCATCAGTAAAGCTTGAGATAAGATGGAACAATCAAGCGAGTCAAGAAGAGGGCTTGCTTAGAATTGTGAGGAATTCTAGCAAGTGGAAAGTTTGGAGATAAAGATAAGTTTCAATAATACGTTGAGAGAATGTTGAGTTTCTTACAAAACTAGATATTAAAATTACGGAGTAGTTAaaaggacagcttgaagttGATAGGTACCCCGAATTGCGAAAAGTGTCAAGGGCAGCCTAAAggagatttgctaaataaatTGGAcgttggatttttgcaacctcttctatgggtgtaaatAGTAATAACAGAttgagataagaaaaaaaaatgaagcataTAGGAAGAACAGTTCAAACAAATCGAAAGTTTAATCTAGAGAAAAACTTGAAAGTGTATAGtgatttattcgaaaaaacatcTTATACAACCAATTTCTGTTATGATTATCATTGGGATTATTGATTCAAATAAGCAATGGAAATTGAAATCTTACCATGTTTTTCTAGTAGCAATTTTGAAAGTCAGTCCAAAGTATAAAATTTGTCAGAGAGAAGAGATAGCcccttttttcattcatctaGAAATAACTAAATAACTAACAATGTTTCATTTGAATACGTaacaatttttagcaaaaatatgtaaaatttagtgattttaaatcttatctAAACATTCCACATAACTTCCTTACTGTGCTGTAACGTCTTCTGTCAGGTCCGAAAGAATCGCTCACCCTAAAACGCCGCAAAGTAGGCAATCAAAGCCGTACAAGCAGCAATGGATAACAGCTTCTGTTCCCGAGATCACAAATTGCCAACCCTATACGTATGTCGCGTTCCCTAAGCAAGACGTGGTCCGACTGACGTCACTCTACTATGGTACTTATTGCTAACTGTTGTTCAACCAACAATATTAGCTCATGTTCACTCGCTTGATGCTAGAACGAAGAATGTTTGATCAATGTTGTAAGCAGCAGGCAGAATTAAGCAAACTCGTGTGAAATTACGCTTCTGACACGTGCTGCAGCTTATGGGGGATGATGTGCGAACAAATTGGCCGCTAATGTGGCGAAGAATTAATCTAATGAATGGTTGTTATTGAATCCAATTGAATTGAATGAATCGAATGAATGTCTCCGGGGTAATGAGTGATGAATAATTATTGAGGAGAAACACTGTTTTTGGACTGACTGATAGCTAAGGTTCGTCGTTTTGTTATGTTGAAGTCTTTTGTTTTAATCACATTATATCTTGATGACTGCTATTCAATTAAAGGTTAATCATCGATAtgcatacaaaattatcaattatttaAGGAATTTGTATAATTAAATTTGTGAAATATACCTATCTGAAGACGTTCTTAAAGCGCAGAGCTGTTACAGACAgcttttttcaaagcgatgcCTGCGGATGTTTGTTAAATCGTTTTCAAACAGAGAAGCACCAAAATATTGACCGATCAACAAAACCTAAGTCTCACTTCAAGTCATTTGCAATCGGGGTGGTTAGTTGTAAATAACACACAGAATTTCAGCTGTTGACAAACGGAATTCCGTTCTACCattctgtgttgattttgatCTTTAACCTATTTGGTGTTTTTGATTCTCTTTCTAGAACCGATCCTCAGCGTGTGCAAACGATCTGATGACAAACTGGAGCAGTGCGTCATCGAAGTGATCGACCGGATACGGCCAAATCTAGCCAGTGGAAGCTATGGTTCGGAAAAGACTCACCCATCCCTGGAACCGGTGGTGTTTGAGCAAATCGGCATTCAGCGGGGTCCATCGTTTTCTGCCAACTTCTCGAACCTGAATATCTTCGGATCGAGCAAGTTTATCATCAAAAAGATCAAGTAcgaatttatgacattttttcaattgatttgaaTGATAACACTTGATGGTTCTTACAGGATCGATCCAGTATCAAAGAGGATTAATTCGAGTGTCATACTTCCTCAGCTGGATGTCAACGGAAAATATGGCATCAACATGAACATCCTCGTTTTGAGAATATCCGGAAAGGGTGATATCAAATGTCAACTGAGTAAGTATGGAATAGAAAGATAGGCCTGATAGGCATTGACTTTAAGACAGTGAAGACatgaaaatttgccaaataagtcaaagatgataaaatttcaatgttaactttttaaaatacaagTATCTATAGCTGTGATGGATTGAGTTATGTTCTTCCTGCATATAATTTGAAGTAAACCAAATGAATGCGTTGTTTTTGTAACTCTTCAATTATATGTACTGTTGTATTGTTCAATTAAAGCATTGGTACGTAATGCAAGTAAAATAGTACCCCTTTGTATAAAAATTGTAGGAACTGCCTTAACCAACAAAAACCTCTTTCGCTAatttaactgaaaaataaatatgggATTATATCGCTTAACTTGAGAGATCTTTAAGGCTTCTATTCGAGAATAATGCACAACTGTTTTTGTGAATAGCTTTTTATTGTATGGatgtaatttatgaaattttcatcatcaaaGTTAGTGATGAATGTTCTGATCACTAAATTTGGTcacaatctgtcaagtgattATTTAGATTGCTAATAGcgttttcgtttttaaaactGGTAcagtaacgatttttttctacataaagACATCCACACAATAGCTCGTCAGCCGTCGCGTTGCGTCTGCGTTACGTTGATATTTCATTTTGGGGATACCTTTTTTCTAGTACTATAACACTGACTCGAAGCATTTTTTTATGCTAAATGCAGCGTCCATTGACAAGGCTTTCTAGGATTATTGAGACAAAACTCaatgttttattgaattttattatttttgtaaaaggataaggaaaaaaatccaagCAAACCAATTGTTTATGATTTCATCATTATGTCAAACAgttgttttttgaaagaataaatttaaacgatgttattcatcaaatttgtATCAACGGGAAAAAATGACGATGATTTGATAAATGGAAAATAGTATCCCcaatcttctgcttgacaattgtcTAATATTTTTCGATGGGGTGGAATTGAGgccagttgggtgggttgatgtccttttcgacaaaatccacccgttgtcccgataccactgtagggGATGGGGTGtttgtaaacaatttttttcctaaaacatttttactgGAACTACGCAtacataaagaaaagaaaaaaaaattgggttctaTCTAATTATTCAGATTTAAGTTATTTCACATTCAGAAGAATAGATAAGGTTATTTGAGGGCTTCATTtcgaagcaataatttttgttttaaatcaaatcatcaaattcgaagttaattatttttactcacacgcataaccattttaagcattggtgaaatgtatcaaatatgtTTTAAGATATATCAACTCTTGTATACGTGacataaatttaagattttagtctGTAACTTTGTGTTTGAAGAGTCTGCaactaaataatgttaaacaacaaaccaGTAAAATATATATTCCTAGCTGGATTTTCACCCGAAGATTCtatatcaacaaaaatcaacaaaaaagtttgattaattttgttcataattagtATTCTTGTGAATAACTATTTaacataaaatcttaaaaatgaattaaattattttataatatttggttTGTCTTACCAAATTGACTCTGAGAgagtgtaaaatttcaatattttatcaagaatttttatttttttgtaaatttattttcggcataccggtgaaaatgtatattcttacagaaagaatatcagaactgaaaattaataaagatgaatagaaaatttactattctttatcaatttttaattctgatattctttcgccaagaatttacatttttaccgatatgctgaaaataaattaacaaaaatcaattaaacggtggttaacttaccATAAGGATCAAGactcaaaattatgaaactgtgATCCTTTGCAAATTGATTCCGTTATGGAAATTTTATATTgatatttcaatctttaataACACTTAACTTTAGAGCTGAAGctccatttttaatatttattccgAATTTGAATCCTGCATTTTCAATCTGAGTTCAAAAactgagttctgaatttttggacgattttttttatctgaaattcAGATAATAATGTCTATgaattatgaaccaaaaagcaaaatttgtatcacaaccctcaaccagaaatctttaatttgaattctgaatttttgaatttcattacaattcttACATTATTCATTCATTAGTAATTCAACTTGTGAATCCAAATGAAAATTACAGAGAAGAACTGTTTCATcattatgaaatttaattgattgcaattttaaataagaattaaatgtattaatttcaaatctaaatctttgaaataatctgtaattttgaatattttcttacaTACTGcgaaatgatgattttcaaatatgGATATTACCGCTTATTTaagttttccatacaaaaccaagattcgattCAGGATTTTGTTCAAACCGGTTTAAACCCGAgactattatttcaaaattttcctcaaaacccaaaatttcgagcaaatttggaaattattCAATGAAAATCATGTACAAGAATGCAGAATAGACTgacccaaatttgtatgagaaattttaaGCTTGTGTAACGTTCTGTGCTGCAGGCTCGAATTGATCCTAAGCCTAGTACTAAGgtctcataccaaatttggaccagatcggatcacgggaaagggtcgctcaacgatcctaaagtttgtatgggattttgaaacattttgttcggtAGGAACATGAAAAcacagtttttcatgaataactttggcccTCTTCGgccgatttattttgaaaatggtttttcttaaagcctatgacaaatatttcatccgaaactgcatttcgattcgacttatgataaaaaagttattagacttcaaaaatggggtaactttttctcagggtgatattcatcactgttaatgctggGTCAAAATATTCGAAACAGTGACTCTCTtaaatagtgatgaatatcacccttaaaaaagataactattttttgaagtctaataacttttgtgtcttaacttgaatcgaaatgcagtcttcggatgaaatatttgtcatactgtaggctttgagaaaaaccgaaaagaaatcggccgaagggaccaaagttatttatgaaaaactggattttcgtgttccttccgaaaaaaatgtcccaaaatcccatacaaaccttaggctcgttgagcgaccctttcctgtgatccgatctggcccaaatttggcatgagaccttgtactaggcctaggatcaatttgagATTGCAGcgcaaaactgaaaactgaattcagattttttttgattatgctagtaaaatggaaaaattcgtaCAAAATATGGCCAATCTTGCAAGCTTAGTCAAAGTCAATCTTAATCAAATAAGATATTCGGGACGAAATGTTCATCAACtagagagatttttttctgaaaatctgtagtagaattgtgtaTCTGGGAGAAGATTTCAAGGGTTTCGCTTTAGTCCAGactcgagattgttactcttgaatcattttagtcgttCCCATAAATTTTAATgggaaattaaaattatgagttTGGAGAAGAAAACTTCGCCTGGAAATTTTGGACCCTTATGGGGAGGGTTGCTGTTCGTACAAGAAAACAGTATCGCGTGTCATAATGATTGAAATTagttcgcaaaaaaaaaaagaaaagtagtTGATCTGTCATATTTTACATTGTATGAGATGTAAgtctaaattaaaatatattttgatcaGGGATTTTTTTATCGgactctagaaaaaaaatcccccattttaaatatctttgatAGATTTCGGCTAATTTCTTCAAGTTTCGTTTCAGCatatcgtgttttttttttaataaaatccggTGGTAAAATCATGCGGAAAATGGTAGACCTATTAGCAAGGTTAGATTTTAAACAATTGTGTGAAGGAAATCGATACGAACTTTGTAGCGGGCACCTGGGGGATCTCCtgttagaaatttttcataGAGAAGCATAGACTGAATGTTTCAAAGAAGaacatgaagaaaaattttaaaaaatatatcttgtaTTAAATTTGACTGACAATCCGTGGGAGATGCAAACCGATGAATGGTACATAAAGATTGGCACATTTTTCGGTTGGATATACCAAAAACAAACCTAAAAAATTGACCGATTTTCTCCCATTGCACTTTCAAATGGTTCTCAAAGTTGATACTCAGTTTTGGTTGGATTTAAAGTTGTGGCATTAATCGGAAACTGtgatggagtgataaaaagttaatATTGTTGTTTTTCGCAGAAGGAGGATTTTCAACTAAACTTGTTCTAACTtcgatgaaattgaaaatttttagttattttgaaggtcaagctccAGGAAACGAAGAACGCCtaaaaaaatagccttgatttagaAAAACGGTAGTGCATTGTGTGTAATGTGCATATGTTGCCCAAACATTTTAATCGATATAAATACTAATTCCTTGGAcgttatctcaaaaactactagACAGATCGCCACAAATTATTGTCCCTGTAAACATAACGATACTAGGTAGTAACactaaaaattgcatcattttcCATCCATCCGGTCAAAAGTTTTCcacaaatgaaagtgttgaatatttttctaataGAGTCGTTTAAATGTCTATCGACTGTAGGAGAAATAGTGGTAAACTCATTTCAATACGAACATACAAATGAATTAACTGACATCTTCTTAACTCGTTGAGCTGAGTCAATTGGTATACAGGGTGCTTAATAATTTCGAAtacaatttttaaccaaatggtgTGGTAAAGCCATAGCATATACATCAAACTTTTTGTTAGTAATTTTGTGCTGTCATCAGACAAACTATTCCTGGTGTCGTAggattaattttcattaaggGATCATTTTTCATCAGCCTTTTCACATCAAAAGTACTAGTACAGACGAAAAATCCAATTTGTTGACCAAAATAAATAGTTTACAGGTCACCTAATATGTCTCCATTGGTCCAATGATTATGAGATCATTGACGTTGTCGAGAATAAACAAGTACAGAATTCCTAAACTTATTTATAtaaagtagtttttcgattttatcaatactcgccaaattcacgctcgatttaaccacggttattgtttcgattttatcacgctttttagaaatcattcagaaaccatttccaggactttaattttctttcaaaagcatagagcgtctttattcatgatattttctATGGTCTATGTTATGGTATATAAGTGTTGAATAACATGAAAATTCCATTGAACTGCTTGCCATAGCTGTATAGTgtaaaaatcgtcatttggatttcaaaaacacttgtaataatcgacatcAGTTTCTTAACGTTACGCTAGTGCTAGTGTTGTAATTTGGGCTTGGTTAGCCGCTCTAAACaagtaaacttttttggttatgctaATCGTACAGagatgtgggtgaatttaagcgttttttttaaaaaaagatatgtatccctgatttttttgtttaatttgtttatttgaaagggtggcGTCTTGATTggacagcctttagtattgtctgaatgaataattttggaagttcaaaatgaaattctgatAGCTTTGtcttaaaatgtgaaaaaaggactaagatttctgtttttttttacatatgaaaaacaaaggattatctgcccataaaaCAATTCTAAAACATACTTTAACAGTCTAAGTTTagcttatttcaaaatattttttaaaaaggtaaactttttaGTAAATCAAAGGGGtgtagattaaaatattgaaatttgaaatctcctgaagaattttttttgatgcattttcctttaaactctttttcaaaatcgacgTAAGAGATAACGGCTGTTAAATTTCCACAAAAACttaataattcactttaattagatgaAGACTATCAAATAGATATTCtacatgtttttatttcaagaaaaaatcttaaaattg
It includes:
- the LOC129746068 gene encoding protein takeout-like, with the translated sequence MYRSCFAALLLVLNVGIGLAELEPILSVCKRSDDKLEQCVIEVIDRIRPNLASGSYGSEKTHPSLEPVVFEQIGIQRGPSFSANFSNLNIFGSSKFIIKKIKIDPVSKRINSSVILPQLDVNGKYGINMNILVLRISGKGDIKCQLNDSKAIVRMEYYFERVGDQELMRFKPIEVKLKFDKAFFQLTNLFNGDPTLERVGNEAINQNPQVLLDEIKPTFEENLSRKFTELANSLVRDATPNDIFPE